The following are encoded in a window of Onthophagus taurus isolate NC chromosome 3, IU_Otau_3.0, whole genome shotgun sequence genomic DNA:
- the LOC111416209 gene encoding zinc carboxypeptidase A 1-like: MLIASLLLFYQLHLIRMDYAEDHKGIKLQLVENFGKLTLQTRSNFEERPDLEDVYYGFLRNLHALHPRTTSLKVIGRSYLRRKIYSFEIEHSDYRGGTIFIDAGQNGNEWESVNLALYLLKNFLTTHISLLLWLRVVFVPLVNPDGYEEAENNKTFNTNLKGDIHCPGVNIAMNFKVEGPPKFTTCDKYQGLRYFSEKESLNIKNYIEKLGDVKLYVTLHSKEEGFIAYPFAYKEEKHGSEKIAKIMFNALRDHSIMKNEKFGSLSEIMKEKFSGSSIDWACSEMKIPTCVYFSVSNKLSDVRESYAAYLEALKYGIIELQLNDIDVGDAFFNETLSKN; the protein is encoded by the exons ATGTTAATTGCATCCTTGTTACTATTTTACCAATTACACTTGATTCGGATGGATTACGCCGAAGATCATAAAGGAATAAAACTCCAACTCGTTGAAAATTTTGGGAAATTAAC tttaCAGACAAGAAGTAATTTTGAGGAGAGACCAGATCTTGAAGAT gtTTATTATGGTTTTCTACGAAACCTCCACGCTCTTCATCCCAGAACGACATCATTAAAAGTAATCGGAAGATCTTATTTGAGAAGAAAAATCTACTCCTTTGAAATTGAACACAGTGATTATCGAGGCGGAACGATCTTTATCGACGCTGGGCAAAACGGAAACGAATGGGAATCGGTTAATTTAGCCCTATatcttttaaagaattttctaACAACTCATATTTCATTGTTGTTGTGGTTAAGAGTCGTCTTTGTTCCTTTAGTAAATCCAGACGGATACGAAGAAGCCGAAAAT aataaaacttttaataccaacctaaaaggTGATATTCATTGCCCGGGTGTAAACATAGCAATGAATTTTAAAGTTGAAGGCCCACCCAAGTTTACAACATGCGATAAATATCAAGGTTTGAGATATTTCTCcgaaaaagaaagcttaaacattaaaaattatatagaaaaacttGGCGATGTTAAACTTTACGTAACTTTACATTCAAAAGAGGAGGGGTTTATAGCGTATCCATTTGCGTATAAAGAAGAAAAGCACGGCTCAGAAAAAATAGCTAAAATCATGTTTAATGCGCTTCGGGATCATTCAATaatgaaaaacgaaaaattcgGGAGTTTAAGTGAGATTATGAAGGAGAAATTTAGTGGTAGTTCAATTGATTGGGCTTGTTCAGAAATGAAAATTCCCACTTGTGTTTATTTTAGTGTTAGTAATAAGCTTAGTGATGTTCGAGAAAGTTACGCTGCGTATTTGGAGGCGTTAAAATATGGTATTATTGAGTTACAATTGAACGATATCGATGTTGGTGAtgctttttttaatgaaactttatctaagaattaa